The Acetivibrio saccincola genome window below encodes:
- a CDS encoding transglutaminase-like domain-containing protein, with amino-acid sequence MFYICFNTNIVLCKSFYHKIVIKKIVELGKLIKPVQANQTLGSSLPHKNVQVEPSILSKDTQITGINKMSSTEKKASVFSNIPTEEDLKETSEAQFTEEIKELAESLNSVIEIYEYVRNNINFEAYYGSRKGAVGTLDQMAGNDIDQASLLISLLRYKGIPARYVRGTIEIPVEKVMG; translated from the coding sequence ATGTTCTATATATGTTTTAACACAAATATTGTATTATGTAAATCTTTTTATCATAAAATAGTAATAAAGAAAATTGTAGAGTTGGGTAAGCTTATAAAGCCTGTTCAGGCAAATCAGACTTTAGGTAGCAGTCTACCGCATAAAAATGTACAAGTTGAACCTTCTATATTGTCAAAAGATACACAAATAACCGGTATAAATAAGATGAGTTCGACGGAAAAGAAGGCTTCAGTTTTTTCAAATATACCGACAGAAGAAGATTTGAAAGAGACTTCAGAAGCTCAATTTACAGAAGAAATAAAAGAGTTGGCTGAGAGTTTAAATTCTGTTATAGAGATTTATGAATATGTCCGGAATAATATAAATTTCGAGGCATATTACGGGTCGAGAAAAGGTGCAGTGGGAACCCTTGACCAAATGGCAGGGAATGATATTGACCAGGCATCGCTTCTTATTTCCCTTCTTCGATATAAAGGAATTCCTGCTCGATATGTGAGAGGAACAATTGAGATACCTGTAGAGAAGGTGATGGGATGA
- a CDS encoding transglutaminase domain-containing protein codes for MRILASLGIPTVSVVSGGKISHVRTEHVWVEAYVPYQYYRGAGPMKGQKIWVPLDPSFKQHEKIEGLDLSSIIDIDTEASIEGFKDGIIVSDKLLSVSRVNVQSVSEKIENVDAKIEEFINQKGLEKIKSEELIGGKRIIPQDLDMLPLSLPYKVDAVYEKTSVVPKELRENISAFILLYALCNISLDRSIKRTEPTDSPLILLSVYLYFSFVFIFVSVGSLYSSYHFLQ; via the coding sequence GTGAGAATTCTGGCATCTCTTGGAATACCAACAGTTTCTGTCGTCAGTGGCGGAAAGATATCTCACGTCAGAACAGAACACGTATGGGTTGAAGCTTATGTGCCTTATCAGTACTACAGGGGTGCAGGACCTATGAAGGGCCAAAAAATATGGGTTCCTTTAGATCCGAGCTTCAAACAGCATGAAAAAATTGAAGGCCTTGACTTGAGCAGCATTATAGACATTGATACAGAAGCTTCAATAGAGGGTTTTAAGGATGGCATCATTGTATCAGATAAATTGCTTTCAGTTTCAAGAGTAAATGTCCAGAGCGTTTCAGAAAAGATAGAGAATGTAGATGCTAAAATTGAAGAATTTATTAATCAAAAGGGTTTGGAAAAAATAAAGAGTGAGGAATTAATTGGAGGGAAAAGGATTATTCCTCAAGACCTTGATATGCTGCCTCTCTCACTTCCATATAAGGTTGATGCTGTATATGAGAAGACAAGTGTTGTGCCAAAAGAATTGAGAGAGAATATATCAGCTTTCATTTTGTTATATGCTCTTTGCAATATCTCGCTTGATAGATCCATTAAACGAACCGAACCTACCGATAGCCCTTTAATTCTATTAAGCGTGTATTTATATTTTTCCTTTGTATTTATTTTTGTTAGCGTTGGTTCTTTGTATAGTTCATACCATTTTTTGCAGTAG
- a CDS encoding S-layer homology domain-containing protein, giving the protein MDNFNPEDSDVYIRPGRGASANLAGFMGSKESHMYIGIDKAFDTNGTHSLGKTIVHEFGHYGYGLGDEYCDYETKNGRSYQVFGTLNADGSITWNTCESQASMLMRDSNGNTITEVVQGENYRPSYNSNGAKASIMWIQHESSIVDFCDSSHNSSAPSHHNRIHGNKSCWEVMVENKKFNLTAPGGNIQPIEKKDPVFEVRQNNKWNDIALVIDKSGSMRGSKIQLAKGAAKMFVDCLELPQEGQLGDGISVVSFENSATLNHSLTRVATISDKSAIKSKIDNISSGGGTNIGAGLWNALNDMISKDYRKGAGAIILLSDGQASLPSTEISMLQSEGIPVYTIGVGSGADANLLTSIAKETGGEYYFVSSAGDISMIYKTIKNKLSIFDRLIKFIRRVFSSMEESTEVVFVDSSMKQAVFTISSVNAGNVSFTLKAPDGTIYSPDSTNGASYMIEDTYQIYIIDNPQIGAWEVNIKNNSQANTEISFDFSGRTTLSLQGSTDDITYTYPTPVKITALLSKNGKPVINANVYAKVIAPDNSETIVTLYDNGQMGDLMPGDGLYTAFFSEFKGDGGYQISIHANNDDLKAIEGEAFVDIEPDENGMVNVPEVVYLNENFTRSLTLPTITVSGTSNQVSIVQLDNDVYTLDESNQSALVTVRRSGNLRGTMSVDYSTKDGSAVADVDYAAPSGTLTFEAGEAEKTIEIKLLKVPSQNEARTKNFKLTLENPVNAVLGVPSVAEIYINRIKLSNNADLKNLVTDCGSFDKPFSPDVTDYKISVPYSTDKISVTASVYDIRSKLTINGNPVLSGYPSAGIDLNTGTNKIPVVVTAENGETKKTYMITVYRASKPSGGTSSGSKNTPEPTSTPTQSPTPTQTSTPTSTPTATPDITEKPIEDIPGISGTDAEGHWAEPYILDLLGKGIINKYPDGSIKPDSEITRAEAVTILVNSLNLKAQNPDKLDFSDADEIPEWVREAVAAAQENGIIKGFEDKSFRADSKLTRNQACAMIMNAFNLGISEGETDFEDDKDIALWAKGFVKKANELGIIKGYENNYFLPERIVTRAEMFTMIYHTMKIVNAE; this is encoded by the coding sequence ATGGACAATTTTAACCCTGAAGATTCTGATGTTTATATAAGACCCGGAAGAGGAGCGTCTGCTAATCTTGCGGGATTTATGGGTTCAAAAGAATCGCACATGTATATTGGAATTGACAAGGCATTTGATACTAATGGAACTCATTCATTAGGGAAAACGATTGTACATGAGTTTGGACACTATGGTTACGGCCTGGGAGATGAGTATTGTGATTATGAAACCAAAAATGGAAGAAGTTATCAGGTGTTCGGCACACTTAATGCTGATGGGAGTATTACGTGGAACACTTGTGAATCGCAGGCCAGTATGTTAATGAGAGATTCTAACGGCAATACAATTACAGAAGTTGTACAAGGAGAGAATTATAGACCGAGTTATAATTCTAATGGTGCTAAAGCAAGTATTATGTGGATACAGCATGAAAGCAGCATAGTAGATTTTTGCGATAGCAGCCATAATTCATCGGCTCCCAGTCATCATAACAGAATTCATGGAAACAAATCTTGTTGGGAAGTAATGGTTGAAAATAAGAAATTTAATTTAACTGCTCCTGGGGGAAATATTCAACCAATTGAAAAGAAAGATCCGGTGTTTGAAGTAAGGCAAAATAATAAATGGAACGATATAGCTTTAGTTATCGACAAATCAGGGTCGATGAGAGGATCAAAAATTCAATTAGCCAAAGGTGCAGCGAAAATGTTTGTAGACTGTTTAGAGCTTCCGCAAGAAGGACAGTTGGGAGACGGCATTAGTGTTGTTTCTTTTGAGAACAGTGCAACATTGAATCATTCATTGACAAGAGTAGCTACGATATCGGATAAGAGTGCCATAAAATCAAAAATCGATAATATTTCTTCGGGTGGAGGAACCAATATAGGAGCTGGCTTATGGAATGCCTTAAATGACATGATATCTAAAGACTACAGAAAAGGTGCAGGAGCTATTATACTTTTATCAGACGGGCAAGCTTCTCTACCATCGACAGAGATTTCCATGCTTCAATCCGAAGGTATACCTGTATATACTATCGGAGTGGGAAGTGGAGCTGATGCGAATTTACTGACTAGTATTGCTAAAGAAACAGGAGGAGAATACTATTTTGTTTCTTCTGCTGGTGATATTAGCATGATTTACAAGACAATAAAGAATAAGTTAAGTATCTTTGACAGGCTAATAAAATTCATACGTAGAGTATTTAGTTCTATGGAAGAATCAACCGAAGTTGTTTTTGTAGATAGCTCAATGAAACAGGCAGTATTTACAATAAGTTCGGTAAATGCAGGTAATGTTTCTTTCACATTAAAAGCTCCGGATGGTACTATTTATTCTCCGGACAGCACAAATGGTGCATCTTATATGATTGAAGATACATATCAGATATATATAATAGATAATCCCCAGATAGGTGCTTGGGAGGTTAATATCAAAAACAATTCTCAAGCCAATACGGAGATTTCCTTTGATTTTTCAGGTAGAACAACTCTGTCTCTTCAAGGTAGTACAGATGATATTACATATACTTATCCGACTCCCGTTAAGATAACAGCATTATTAAGCAAAAACGGAAAGCCCGTGATAAATGCAAATGTGTATGCAAAAGTAATAGCACCTGACAACTCAGAAACAATTGTAACTCTTTATGATAATGGTCAGATGGGCGACCTTATGCCGGGAGATGGTTTATATACAGCCTTTTTCTCGGAATTCAAAGGTGATGGGGGATATCAGATATCAATCCATGCTAATAATGATGATTTAAAGGCCATAGAAGGTGAGGCTTTTGTTGATATTGAGCCTGACGAAAACGGAATGGTGAATGTGCCGGAAGTAGTTTATTTAAATGAAAATTTCACCAGGAGTCTCACTCTTCCCACCATAACTGTCAGTGGAACTTCCAACCAGGTAAGTATTGTGCAGCTTGACAATGATGTGTATACGTTGGATGAATCGAATCAGAGTGCTTTAGTGACTGTTCGAAGGAGTGGTAACCTGCGTGGAACTATGAGTGTAGATTATTCTACAAAAGACGGATCGGCAGTTGCTGATGTTGATTATGCTGCTCCCAGCGGAACACTGACTTTTGAAGCCGGAGAGGCTGAAAAAACAATTGAAATAAAATTACTTAAAGTACCTTCACAGAATGAAGCAAGAACCAAGAATTTTAAATTAACTTTGGAAAATCCGGTTAATGCTGTGCTAGGGGTACCTTCTGTTGCGGAAATATATATTAATAGAATAAAGCTTTCAAATAATGCAGATCTTAAGAACCTTGTAACCGATTGTGGTTCTTTTGATAAGCCTTTTTCACCTGATGTAACTGACTATAAGATTTCTGTTCCATATAGTACCGATAAGATTAGTGTAACTGCTTCAGTATATGATATTCGTTCTAAATTGACTATCAATGGAAATCCTGTTTTATCGGGATATCCCTCCGCAGGTATTGACTTGAATACAGGTACAAACAAGATTCCCGTTGTGGTTACAGCTGAAAACGGTGAAACAAAAAAAACATACATGATAACAGTTTATAGGGCTTCAAAGCCATCCGGTGGTACTTCTTCCGGCTCAAAAAATACTCCTGAACCTACTTCAACACCTACGCAGTCTCCTACGCCTACCCAGACATCTACACCTACATCTACACCGACTGCCACGCCGGATATTACGGAGAAACCGATTGAAGATATTCCGGGAATAAGTGGAACCGATGCAGAAGGACATTGGGCTGAACCATATATATTAGATTTGCTTGGCAAAGGCATTATAAATAAGTATCCGGACGGTTCTATAAAGCCTGATTCCGAAATAACAAGAGCAGAAGCTGTCACGATACTTGTTAACAGCTTAAATTTAAAAGCCCAAAATCCGGATAAATTAGATTTTTCTGATGCGGATGAAATTCCTGAATGGGTTAGAGAGGCTGTGGCTGCGGCGCAAGAAAATGGAATTATAAAGGGATTTGAAGATAAGAGCTTCAGGGCTGACAGCAAACTGACCAGGAATCAGGCCTGTGCCATGATAATGAATGCGTTTAATTTGGGAATTTCAGAAGGAGAAACCGATTTTGAAGATGATAAGGATATAGCCCTATGGGCAAAAGGCTTTGTTAAAAAGGCTAATGAGTTAGGAATAATTAAAGGATATGAGAATAACTATTTCTTGCCAGAAAGAATCGTCACAAGAGCAGAAATGTTCACAATGATTTACCATACGATGAAGATTGTTAATGCGGAATAA
- a CDS encoding transposase — MYLNKKVKRFWLSNIRKEVRQAIEKLSTQLKVEFPKEPERLLSSYVYREFKIHIDKDGSIKGGLLRLLFSLIDFTFVRSLIADCYSVEGGNCYDPVSLILLEVIKIWERYQYYPDFLKDLEDKEKGAQYRYYTGIDAENVPTDATLHNFRDRLGEEKFKDIMNFLVQIFTMVEIISGKILCTDGTLLKAFARYRGCNYMEDCCKCISCPESIVDDVNTSINGAVKEIEEKDKKSAVAVMKMQCPRTEIIQKIIEMVKKKDKDALIENIGTFSIIKLRVIKGTISEFKAHSKYLRSIFGESFKSPDGYSLEVISCAIRLDQNEKLIFECPKSCKDVSARIGYRRSKDNPSKTEKVFGYKAVIITSIEAEFNLEIPVAVITGSGNISEAQTFVNLHQELKRHVSFKTEYQVLDSGYDYEYVYSYIRNGNGKPIIDYNKRREKLDEKSMKKRGYNQNGYPYAPCGRVCTPNGFDSSRNALKNTCNKQCLKSKDLDKLCKCSYRKNKCGYTKWMTIKELPRLILEIPRGTKKYKKIKALRTSSERTNGYGKEWTGMSNLRLRTLEAYAARVALCCIVIMLKKIMGLILQATIEHRNPSLAKKLYNKKATSKLKDSA, encoded by the coding sequence ATGTATTTGAATAAAAAAGTAAAGAGGTTTTGGCTTAGTAATATAAGGAAAGAAGTTAGGCAAGCTATTGAAAAACTTTCAACCCAGCTAAAAGTTGAATTTCCTAAAGAACCCGAAAGACTACTCTCAAGTTATGTGTACAGAGAATTTAAGATTCATATTGATAAAGACGGAAGTATTAAAGGTGGTTTATTACGTCTATTGTTTAGTTTGATAGATTTTACATTTGTGAGAAGTCTGATAGCTGATTGTTATAGTGTTGAAGGTGGAAATTGTTATGACCCAGTTTCACTAATACTCTTAGAAGTAATAAAAATATGGGAAAGGTATCAATACTACCCAGATTTCTTGAAGGACTTAGAGGATAAGGAAAAAGGTGCTCAATACAGATATTATACAGGCATTGATGCTGAAAATGTTCCAACTGATGCCACTCTTCACAACTTTAGAGACAGGTTGGGAGAAGAAAAATTCAAGGATATAATGAATTTTTTAGTACAGATATTTACAATGGTAGAAATCATATCAGGTAAAATACTCTGCACTGACGGAACTCTGTTAAAAGCATTTGCAAGATACAGAGGGTGTAATTATATGGAAGACTGCTGTAAATGTATTTCTTGTCCTGAAAGTATAGTTGATGACGTAAATACAAGCATAAACGGAGCAGTTAAAGAGATAGAAGAAAAGGATAAAAAATCAGCTGTAGCAGTAATGAAAATGCAGTGTCCAAGAACTGAAATAATACAAAAAATAATTGAAATGGTTAAGAAAAAAGACAAGGATGCATTAATAGAAAATATAGGGACTTTTTCAATAATAAAGCTCCGTGTTATTAAAGGAACTATATCTGAATTTAAAGCACACAGTAAATATCTTCGCAGTATATTTGGAGAAAGTTTCAAATCACCTGATGGATATAGTCTTGAAGTAATATCCTGTGCTATTAGACTTGATCAAAATGAAAAATTGATATTTGAATGTCCCAAATCATGTAAAGATGTATCTGCAAGAATAGGATATAGGCGTAGTAAAGATAATCCAAGCAAGACAGAAAAAGTATTTGGATATAAGGCGGTAATAATTACAAGTATAGAAGCTGAATTTAATCTTGAAATACCAGTTGCAGTAATAACAGGTTCGGGAAATATCAGTGAGGCACAAACATTTGTTAACCTGCATCAAGAGCTTAAAAGGCATGTAAGCTTTAAAACAGAGTATCAAGTGTTAGACAGTGGCTATGATTACGAGTATGTATATTCATATATACGCAATGGCAATGGAAAACCTATAATAGACTACAACAAAAGACGTGAAAAGCTTGATGAGAAAAGCATGAAAAAAAGAGGATATAACCAAAATGGTTATCCATATGCTCCCTGCGGCAGAGTATGTACACCTAATGGATTTGATTCTTCTAGAAATGCATTAAAGAACACATGTAATAAGCAGTGTTTGAAAAGTAAGGATTTAGACAAACTTTGTAAATGTAGTTATAGAAAAAACAAGTGTGGGTATACAAAATGGATGACAATAAAGGAACTGCCTCGATTAATACTTGAAATTCCAAGGGGCACAAAGAAGTATAAAAAGATAAAGGCATTGAGGACATCATCTGAGAGAACTAATGGTTATGGTAAAGAATGGACAGGTATGTCCAATTTAAGGCTTCGAACTTTAGAAGCGTATGCTGCAAGAGTTGCATTGTGCTGTATTGTTATAATGTTGAAAAAAATTATGGGTTTAATTTTACAAGCAACTATTGAACATAGGAATCCTTCTTTAGCAAAAAAGCTTTATAACAAAAAAGCAACCTCTAAACTCAAAGATTCTGCTTGA
- a CDS encoding transposase, whose translation MVKLFNQISLSDTFEECKDIYQNDKPKFLELLTEHLDLSSLIPQEFYWAYHKHLGRNRDYSIASMLSALILQKLLGIPTVSLLIIFLTLCKEAREFCGLSKVPDNSQFTRFKQDFVSHLENFFNHLVDITEPICQKIDPTLASTIAYDTSGIEA comes from the coding sequence ATGGTAAAACTTTTTAATCAAATTTCACTTTCTGACACTTTTGAAGAATGTAAAGATATCTATCAAAATGATAAACCCAAATTTCTTGAGTTACTCACTGAGCATCTTGATTTATCTTCTTTAATTCCTCAGGAATTCTACTGGGCTTACCACAAACATTTAGGACGAAATAGAGATTACTCTATCGCTTCTATGCTTTCAGCCTTAATATTACAGAAACTACTCGGGATTCCTACAGTCTCACTTTTAATAATTTTTCTTACTCTGTGCAAAGAAGCCCGTGAATTTTGTGGCCTTTCCAAAGTTCCTGACAATTCTCAGTTCACTCGTTTTAAACAAGATTTTGTTTCACATCTCGAAAATTTCTTTAATCATCTTGTAGATATTACTGAGCCTATTTGTCAGAAAATAGACCCTACTCTTGCATCAACTATCGCTTATGATACTTCCGGTATCGAAGCTTAA
- a CDS encoding IS91 family transposase: MLYESSNNQGIYSPREPRKNYYYRCVEENFEVLERVWDDRYQNTYGYWRSHILDVIYDYLDCGNLHLGFARVKCEDCNKEYLLPFSCKRRAFCPSCHQRRVVEFGEFLYTEVLKEVSHRQWVFSIPKRLRCYFMYDRKLLAKLSRCAWKVLCDYLKSSSGDKDSVPGVVIAVQTFGDFLNFNPHLHVIATDGCFKGDGDFIKSVLPQGKDIEKVFQSEVLKMLKKEGKINQFIIDNMLSWENTGFNVYCGEAIYAEEQESIEKLAQYVVRAPISQERMFYIPPEESSNEVGKIIYKGKNSREIQAFDALDWLARLVTHIPNKGEQFVRYYGYYSNKSRGQRKKAETDDKVPAIVSSDLSKKAFRKNWARLIQKVYNVDPLKCKYCNGKMRIISFVEDEETIEKILKHLKLWGIQNHDPPNHFKIPQQFEHFILANSLLIGNNEKSNENMGKNKDGNYEEHNSNNVFSDYETCDEMPKYEDWF, encoded by the coding sequence ATGCTTTATGAAAGTTCGAATAATCAGGGGATATATTCTCCAAGAGAGCCACGGAAAAATTATTATTATAGGTGCGTAGAAGAGAATTTTGAAGTTTTGGAGAGAGTGTGGGATGATAGGTACCAAAATACATACGGTTATTGGAGATCCCATATTCTAGATGTTATATATGATTACCTTGATTGTGGGAATTTGCATCTAGGGTTTGCCCGTGTTAAGTGTGAAGATTGTAACAAGGAGTATCTATTGCCTTTTTCATGTAAACGGAGGGCGTTCTGTCCTTCATGTCATCAGAGAAGAGTAGTTGAATTTGGAGAGTTTTTATACACTGAGGTTTTAAAAGAAGTTTCCCACAGGCAGTGGGTCTTTAGTATACCCAAAAGACTTAGATGCTATTTTATGTATGACAGAAAGCTACTTGCAAAACTATCAAGATGTGCATGGAAAGTCTTATGTGATTATCTTAAAAGTTCATCTGGAGATAAAGATTCAGTTCCTGGTGTTGTTATAGCTGTACAAACATTTGGAGATTTTTTAAACTTTAATCCTCATTTACATGTAATTGCAACAGATGGTTGTTTTAAAGGGGACGGAGATTTTATAAAATCAGTATTACCTCAAGGAAAAGATATTGAGAAGGTTTTTCAGTCAGAAGTACTAAAGATGCTCAAAAAAGAGGGGAAAATTAATCAATTTATTATAGATAACATGCTTAGTTGGGAAAATACTGGATTTAATGTTTATTGTGGGGAGGCAATATACGCAGAGGAACAGGAGAGTATTGAAAAACTTGCTCAATATGTAGTTCGTGCTCCAATTTCTCAGGAAAGAATGTTTTACATACCACCAGAAGAAAGTTCAAATGAAGTTGGGAAAATTATTTACAAGGGTAAAAATAGCAGAGAAATTCAAGCTTTTGATGCTTTGGATTGGTTAGCACGATTGGTAACTCATATCCCAAATAAGGGAGAGCAATTTGTAAGATATTATGGTTATTATTCAAATAAGAGTAGAGGACAAAGGAAAAAAGCTGAGACAGATGATAAAGTACCTGCAATTGTAAGTAGTGATTTATCTAAAAAAGCTTTTCGTAAAAACTGGGCAAGACTTATTCAAAAGGTTTATAATGTTGATCCTCTAAAATGTAAATATTGCAATGGGAAAATGAGAATAATTTCGTTTGTAGAGGATGAAGAAACTATCGAGAAGATTTTGAAACATTTGAAGCTTTGGGGAATTCAGAATCATGATCCGCCTAATCATTTCAAAATACCACAACAATTTGAACATTTTATATTGGCCAATTCATTGCTAATTGGAAACAATGAAAAAAGTAATGAAAATATGGGCAAAAATAAAGACGGTAATTATGAAGAACACAATTCTAATAATGTTTTTTCTGATTATGAAACTTGTGATGAAATGCCAAAATATGAGGACTGGTTTTAA